A section of the Castanea sativa cultivar Marrone di Chiusa Pesio chromosome 12, ASM4071231v1 genome encodes:
- the LOC142621380 gene encoding aspartate--tRNA ligase 2, cytoplasmic-like — protein sequence MLWFVWVMDVVDRLFVAMFDSLNNDFAKELEAMGRQYPFQPLKYLRQTLRLTFEEGFQMLKDGGVEVDPLRDLNIDAERKLGQLVLENGAVSNFQ from the exons ATGTTGTGGTTTGTGTGGGTTATGGATGTTGTGGACCGCTTATTTGTTGCAATGTTTGATTCCTTGAACAATGATTTTGCCAAGGAGCTAGAAGCAATGGGGAGGCAATATCCATTTCAGCCTCTGAAG TACCTACGACAGACCCTACGGCTTACATTTGAGGAAGGGTTCCAAATGCTCAAG GATGGTGGTGTAGAAGTTGACCCTCTTAGGGACCTAAATATTGATGCAGAAAGAAAGTTGGGACAACTTGTTCTAGAGAA TGGTGCCgtttcaaactttcaataa